In Metarhizium brunneum chromosome 3, complete sequence, a genomic segment contains:
- the HET-E1_8 gene encoding Vegetative incompatibility protein HET-E-1 gives MEGSSKKRAFSASGNPGGEQAARKRHRLPQTCEWVRQEPVYQAWKAWNESSSPVLWIQGPVGIGKTFLADFIAGDIVGISDESPVLTTHCTAQSTPAVLVHDLAAQLISCPETRDLVKIRVSKLIDNTNPGTASVPYDASYKIWDEFRFIVKESPRLTLIIDGLDELSDESLSHLKFDLPSKLVELTTILAGHVRLLVLSRPQASILRALRDSPTIQVTAAKVADDMRRFCSSEAAKYPQLDPEADNVSTAVARKSEGIFVWASLAIKIVANDTEINKGNIDSHLERLPTSLSQLYRDSFEQQSKDLPQTRIMLRDSILRWLAFSTRPMTLAEVANAISAETNIFIADLEATAVQVCGSLVKFEDGHVRLVHHSLRDFLHSQASAPAENEATWIGEQHQKMATCLLAYLMHASFRHIDDLPSSKDFRNLYPLADYACLYWVYHLSLSKDDQHLKDQVELFFQSSNAREWIIKLLPELLAHSVLPIPPRPPINARFFYISMLKAQVVNYFEQDRRSQVRQNLDRWLESIYEGRSAEISMNEKLTPTECLRRRVELAELYSWLPERGDRVAAQLREAIDISSQSMDGDKCQDLLTAARQALADELKRNGRYADAQELLKGLIEDITRTSSDENPALSFAYDSLGWVLSRQGNLEEANTFLRKALDASVKQFGSSSPHTLRSRLTLAEVLVKLGRNDEAQEFYSFLENQLRKSDRDGGQITSDLPKDAVADLNILAGIYMQQGKYSEAKNTFRMVVDERKKMFGANSRLTLWAEMQYGLAANGEGNAEQAEAILSGLLPRQIDVLGLEHQDVKDVTKVLQDIKEKQT, from the coding sequence ATGGAAGGCTCCAGCAAGAAGAGAGCTTTCAGCGCCTCTGGCAATCCCGGAGGCGAGCAGGCGGCAAGGAAGCGACACCGTCTACCTCAGACCTGCGAGTGGGTTCGTCAGGAGCCAGTATACCAGGCGTGGAAGGCGTGGAATGAGAGCAGCTCACCCGTCTTATGGATTCAAGGCCCAGTGGGCATAGGCAAGACGTTTCTGGCCGACTTCATTGCCGGCGACATCGTAGGGATCAGCGATGAATCACCGGTACTCACGACACACTGTACCGCACAATCTACTCCAGCGGTGCTAGTACATGACCTCGCAGCTCAACTTATATCATGTCCAGAAACGCGCGACCTTGTCAAGATACGGGTTTCCAAACTCATCGATAATACAAACCCAGGCACAGCGAGTGTGCCGTACGATGCCAGCTACAAAATCTGGGACGAGTTCAGGTTTATCGTCAAAGAGTCACCGCGCCTGACGCTTATCATAGACGGGCTGGACGAGTTGTCAGATGAGTCCTTATCACACTTGAAGTTTGACCTTCCGTCCAAGTTGGTTGAGCTGACTACGATACTGGCCGGACACGTCAGACTGCTTGTGCTCAGTCGGCCACAAGCCAGCATCCTACGCGCACTCAGGGATTCGCCCACTATTCAAGTAACAGCCGCCAAAGTTGCCGACGACATGAGACGGTTCTGCTCGTCAGAAGCTGCCAAATACCCACAGCTAGACCCGGAAGCCGACAATGTCAGCACAGCTGTAGCCCGGAAATCGGAAGGCATCTTTGTCTGGGCGTCACTTGCCATCAAAATTGTCGCGAATGACACCGAAATCAACAAAGGCAATATTGACTCACACTTGGAGCGCCTTCCTACTTCTCTAAGCCAACTTTATCGGGACTCGTTTGAGCAGCAGTCCAAGGACCTCCCCCAGACACGTATTATGCTTCGAGACAGTATTCTGCGATGGCTGGCCTTTTCAACAAGGCCAATGACACTTGCGGAAGTGGCAAATGCCATATCTGCAGAAACCAACATATTCATCGCTGACTTGGAAGCTACCGCGGTGCAAGTATGCGGATCTCTGGTCAAGTTTGAGGACGGCCATGTGAGACTTGTCCATCACTCCCTCCGGGACTTTCTGCACAGCCAGGCGTCGGCGCCTGCTGAGAATGAAGCTACGTGGATCGGCGAACAGCATCAGAAGATGGCGACGTGTCTGTTGGCGTATCTCATGCACGCGTCATTCCGGCACATTGATGATCTGCCGAGCTCGAAAGACTTTCGTAACCTCTATCCATTGGCAGACTACGCATGCCTCTATTGGGTCTACCATTTGAGCTTGAGCAAGGACGACCAACACCTGAAGGACCAGGTTGAGCTCTTCTTTCAATCTTCAAATGCAAGGGAGTGGATTATCAAGCTACTTCCCGAATTACTCGCGCACTCTGTCCTGCCTATTCCACCTCGGCCACCAATTAATGCTCGTTTCTTCTACATTTCCATGCTCAAGGCACAAGTGGTGAATTACTTTGAGCAGGACCGACGGAGTCAAGTTCGCCAGAATCTTGATAGATGGCTGGAGTCGATTTATGAGGGACGCTCTGCGGAGATTAGCATGAATGAGAAATTGACTCCCACCGAGTGTCTACGCCGCCGGGTTGAACTAGCCGAATTGTACAGCTGGCTACCGGAGCGCGGCGATAGGGTCGCGGCCCAGCTGAGGGAAGCAATCGACATTTCGTCTCAATCCATGGATGGGGACAAGTGCCAGGACTTGCTCACCGCGGCTCGACAGGCACTAGCAGACGAGCTCAAACGCAATGGACGCTACGCAGATGCGCAAGAGTTGCTCAAAGGACTAATAGAGGATATTACACGCACGTCCTCGGACGAGAATCCAGCACTTTCATTCGCATACGACAGCCTGGGTTGGGTCCTGTCGCGTCAAGGCAACCTCGAGGAGGCAAACACGTTTCTCCGGAAAGCCCTCGATGCTTCCGTCAAGCAATTTGGGTCTAGCTCTCCGCATACGCTTCGGTCCCGTCTCACGCTGGCAGAAGTTCTGGTGAAGCTTGGCCGTAATGATGAAGCACAGGAATTTTACAGCTTTCTGGAGAACCAGCTGCGCAAATCGGATCGGGACGGTGGACAGATCACAAGTGACCTACCCAAGGACGCGGTTGCGGACCTCAACATTCTCGCGGGTATTTACATGCAACAAGGCAAATACAGTGAAGCCAAAAATACATTCCGCATGGTGGTGGACGAACGAAAAAAGATGTTTGGCGCCAACAGCCGCTTGACGTTGTGGGCGGAGATGCAATATGGTCTTGCGGCAAACGGGGAAGGGAATGCTGAGCAAGCAGAGGCCATTTTGTCAGGGTTGCTTCCGCGGCAAATCGACGTCTTGGGCCTTGAACACCAGGATGTAAAGGATGTTACGAAAGTGCTGCAAGATATAAAGGAAAAGCAGACTTGA
- the af510_1 gene encoding Multifunctional cytochrome P450 monooxygenase af510, giving the protein MHSSITATALLACVYLVYRFYVRRQRKAQLPPGPKPWPLLGNITDLPPQGVPEYQHWLKYKDTYGPISSVTVLGQTMVIIHDLEAIHELMEKKSLMTSERPRFEFAHSLSGFGKYLSLRPYDDSFRRQRKVVHQQLGTKALVDKYHAVQEEEVGRLLLRLLEDPQNLWQSLKTKAGAIILKITYGYTVQHKKVDPLVKLIEEMMRRGSEALVPMSYAVDLLPALRHVPEWFPGASFQRVAKKSTDINKIVTDVPYNFVRQQMAQQDHTPCYVSRLIQELQDEDLRLDPVAAETIKWSAGILYAGGSDTTVSSLFSVILALVKFPEVQRRAQHEIDGLTGSDRLPQFEDRSKLPYVDGVVKEALRWFPVTPMGVAHAASKDIMLKGYLVPKGAIILPAVWWLLHDPQVYANPESFDPARYLPPRDEPDPAKVAFGFGRRVCPGRYLADAAIFLTVAQILAVFNVSKALDDDGKEIEPVVASGFGLIDHPALFPYKITPRSAKHASLIRDNTMGFSGKEANADALHAAGFESLKF; this is encoded by the exons ATGCATTCCTCCATCACGGCCACTGCCCTTCTTGCCTGTGTCTACTTGGTGTACAGATTTTACGTCCGCAGGCAAAGAAAAGCCCAGCTCCCGCCCGGCCccaagccatggccgctCCTTGGGAATATTACGGACCTACCTCCGCAGGGTGTGCCCGAGTATCAACATTGGCTCAAGTACAAGGACACCTACGGCCCCATCAGCTCCGTCACCGTGCTCGGACAGACCATGGTAATCATCCATGACCTAGAAGCCATTCATGAATTGATGGAAAAGAAGTCGCTCATGACATCGGAACGGCCGCGATTCGAGTTTGCGCACAGCTTGTCTGGTTTCGGCAAGTACCTCAGTCTCCGGCCCTACGACGACAGCTTCCGAAGGCAGCGCAAAGTCGTACACCAGCAACTCGGGACCAAGGCACTAGTGGACAAGTATCATGCCGTGCAAGAGGAAGAAGTTGGGCGACTGCTCCTGCGGCTTCTGGAGGATCCGCAAAATCTTTGGCAAAGCTTGAAAAC GAAAGCCGGAGCCATCATACTCAAGATCACATACGGCTACACGGTTCAGCACAAAAAAGTCGACCCCCTGGTGAAACTGATTGAAGAAATGATGAGGAGGGGCTCCGAGGCCCTCGTGCCCATGAGCTATGCAGTCGATCTCTTGCCTGCTCTCAGACACGTCCCCGAGTGGTTCCCTGGCGCTTCGTTCCAACGAGTTGCCAAGAAGTCGACGGATATCAATAAGATTGTGACGGATGTTCCGTACAATTTTGTGAGACAGCAGATGGCGCAGCAGGATCACACGCCGTGTTACGTCTCTAGGCTCATTCAAGAACTGCAAGATGAGGACCTGCGGCTCGACCCCGTGGCCGCGGAGACGATCAAGTGGTCGGCGGGAATCTTGTACGCCGGGGGTTCGGACACGACcgtttcttctctcttcagCGTGATTCTCGCCCTTGTCAAATTCCCCGAAGTCCAGCGACGAGCGCAGCACGAGATTGATGGCTTGACGGGGTCGGATCGTCTCCCGCAGTTTGAGGACCGCAGCAAACTTCCGtatgtcgacggcgtcgtcaaggAAGCGCTGCGGTGGTTTCCCGTAACACCAATGGGCGTGGCGCATGCCGCCAGCAAAGACATCATGCTGAAAGGATACCTTGTCCCCAAGGGCGCTATTATATTGCCCGCCGTGTGGTGGCTCCTCCACGATCCCCAAGTATACGCGAATCCGGAGTCATTCGACCCTGCGAGGTACCTGCCACCGCGGGATGAGCCGGATCCCGCAAAGGTGGCATTTGGGTTTGGGCGAAGGGTTTGTCCGGGGAGATACCTGGCGGATGCCGCTATATTTCTTACCGTTGCCCAAATACTTGCTGTATTTAATGTAAGCAAGGCTcttgatgacgacggcaaggaaaTAGAGCCGGTGGTGGCTAGCGGATTTGGATTGATTGATCACCCGGCTTTGTTTCCCTACAAAATTACCCCTCGAAGCGCAAAGCATGCTTCGCTGATTCGAGATAACACAATGGGGTTTTCTGGCAAGGAGGCTAATGCCGATGCCCTCCATGCAGCGGGGTTTGAAAGCCTCAAGTTTTAA
- the ltmF_0 gene encoding Indole diterpene prenyltransferase ltmF: MADQTRPVTSLDLGFWMRHSISPLIAFLRAAGYSAADQGEHIRILCEHVLPNIGPRPTALHPIKSSLTNSGSPIELSLNLCSGKPTVRYCAEVLGSTWSKDDDIYAVETVQKCLTSLCAELGFSRRWSDRLLEAFTPTAEEAKRSQENLQKWMASLLPPGLEIKPVSRLPFAAFAFDLDGPRALPKLYVSPKVKEIGSGSSTNETIWNLLRNLEPPINSKAVEAISEFLLEGVVSPSIDMLSIELVDEEDLHRARVKMYIHTTTNSFNTVRQCLTLGGRRRDKTTMKGLETLRTIWHLMMQEKDQVADDYEKPVNDAVQQAMKLFFSLEITPGKDLPEVKLYVPVFAYMKSDADTVENFEIMLKQCNQEWASSGRYRDMFETALYVTFPPLLPLQSSRE; the protein is encoded by the exons ATGGCTGATCAAACTCGCCCGGTCACCAGCCTAGACCTGGGCTTTTGGATGCGCCATAGCATCTCACCCTTGATTGCCTTCCTCAGGGCAGCTGGCTATTCAGCTGCGGACCAAGGCGAACACATTCGAATCCTCTGCGAACATGTCCTTCCCAATATTGGACCTCGACCAACAGCGCTACATCCTATTAAAAGCTCGCTTACAAATAGCGGTTCGCCCATAGAGCTTAGCCTCAATCTTTGCTCTGGAAAGCCGACGGTGAGATATTGCGCCGAGGTCCTGGGCTCGACCTGGTCCAAGGACGACGATATATATGCGGTGGAGACGGTACAAAAATGCTTGACATCCCTTTGCGCAGAACTAGGGTTTAGCAGGCGTTGGAGTGACAGGCTACTAGAGGCTTTCACTCCCACTGCCGAAGAAGCAAAGAGATCGCAGGAAAACCTGCAAaagtggatggcaagcctcCTGCCGCCGGGACTGGAAATAAAACCCGTATCAAGGCTGCCCTTTGCTGCGTTTGCTTTCGACTTGGATGGGCCCCGGGCTCTTCCCAAGTTGTACGTGAGTCCAAAAGTCAAGGAGATTGGCTCTGGAAGCTCGACAAATGAGACTATTTGGAACCTTTTGCGTAATCTGGAGCCCCCAATAAACTCCAAAGCTGTCGAGGCCATCTCCGA ATTCCTCCTCGAGGGTGTGGTATCCCCTTCTATTGACATGTTGTCAATTGAGCTcgttgatgaagaggatTTGCATCGCGCCCGGGTTAAAATGTACATTCATACCACTACTAATTCGTTTAATACCGTGCGGCAATGTTTAACCCTAGGCGGTCGACGTCGGGACAAAACAACCATGAAAGGCTTGGAGACCCTGAGGACGATTTGGCACCTGATGATGCAGGAGAAGGACCAAGTCGCTGATGATTATGAAAAGCCGGTAAATGACGCCGTACAACAAGCCATGAAGCTATTCTTTTCCTTGGAAATTACCCCCGGTAAAGACCTCCCTGAAGTGAAGTTGTACGTGCCAGTCTTTGCCTACATGAAAAGCGATGCGGATACGGTGGAGAATTTCGAAATCATGTTGAAACAATGCAACCAAGAGTGGGCTTCCAGTGGAAGATATAGAGACATGTTTGAAACTGCCTTGTACGTTACATTCCCTCCCCTTTTACCGCTTCAGAGTTCTCGCGAATAG
- the E2BA_1 gene encoding Heat-labile enterotoxin IIB, A chain: MKNNWLPLALWAVFISLCSGTGNSILHKVEHQGPHLYALQSDEPLIVWRGDTRSPDNVRNIHRGFSPPNEIEHLTKQQAEDACSLYQHPYGGTRSFTKYVSSSTDPKVARLFASDFDDPANRGYIYEIQADEKFIDVKASLGKYGRYPEQVEQAASKPIGWDQVEGWYDLAEFLPHEMAILEDAASGPLKDMSQFVHRFHENPDWDLHKYYGRKGAGARPELAGFRKDSPAWDEEPWSQYKAKPVSKAWKDYTERVCASPVVTTSQGVGICPDDVLPQVEQEFTLADPLGARDLTGQLQSADPAQYKLDVSFTKASEAGEMIEADEAAQAAEAAEMAEAVADAAAIDAIELAELLEGETLVDIILAFLLL; the protein is encoded by the coding sequence ATGAAGAATAATTGGCTTCCACTGGCCCTCTGGGCCGTATTCATCTCTCTTTGCTCCGGCACCGGCAATTCCATTTTGCACAAAGTCGAGCACCAAGGCCCGCATCTGTACGCACTACAATCCGACGAGCCCCTGATAGTCTGGCGAGGAGACACTAGGAGCCCAGACAACGTTAGAAACATTCATCGAGGGTTCAGCCCACCAAACGAAATAGAACATCTCACCAAGCAACAGGCTGAAGATGCATGTAGCCTATACCAACATCCGTATGGTGGTACCCGCAGTTTTACTAAATATGTCTCGTCAAGTACGGATCCGAAAGTAGCGAGACTTTTTGCTAGCGATTTTGATGATCCCGCAAATCGCGGATACATTTATGAAATCCAAGCCGACGAGAAATTCATTGACGTGAAAGCCAGTCTCGGGAAGTACGGGCGCTACCCGGAGCAGGTGGAACAGGCAGCATCGAAACCCATCGGTTGGGACCAGGTCGAGGGTTGGTACGACCTTGCCGAGTTCTTACCGCACGAGATGGCGATACTTGAAGATGCTGCTTCCGGGCCGCTCAAAGACATGTCACAATTCGTGCACCGATTTCACGAAAATCCGGACTGGGATTTGCACAAATACTATGGGCGCAAGGGCGCGGGCGCCAGACCTGAGCTTGCCGGGTTCAGGAAAGACAGCCCGGCATGGGACGAGGAGCCATGGAGCCAGTACAAGGCCAAGCCGGTCTCCAAGGCATGGAAAGACTACACCGAGAGGGTGTGCGCGTCCCCCGTGGTCACCACGTCTCAAGGGGTTGGCATCTGTCCTGACGACGTCCTTCCCCAAGTAGAACAAGAATTTACTCTGGCAGATCCGCTGGGCGCCAGGGACTTGACGGGACAGTTGCAGTCTGCAGACCCGGCGCAGTACAAGCTAGATGTCAGCTTCACCAAGGCcagcgaggccggcgagatgatcgaggccgacgaagcGGCCCaggcggccgaggctgcaGAGATGGCTGAGGCGGTGGCGGACGCGGCGGCGATTGACGCCATTGAACTGGCCGAGCTGTTGGAGGGAGAAACGTTGGTTGACATCATCCTtgcttttcttctcttgtGA
- the tropE_1 gene encoding Short-chain dehydrogenase/reductase tropE has product MATTKASRAANGTVPQRVILVTGANSGIGYDMTAALVASPENHVIMGCRNYERGTRALQQLHAQPHAGSLSLLEVDITDDQSIGLAVDKLAAEYAVVDVLINNAGVVMRNFPDRRSEILDTMNTNSVAHLVFTEALVPLLQKSADPRIINVSSALGSIHARLDPRDPAYGIASEAYRMSKAALNMATACMYATYKVWGAKVWAYCPGHVITNLTGEGDRGVRAPAGAASSTSSAAGIVEICDEAFPQCEKCTTRGLRCPGPRTGAFFVHVQSGESSSRAVPEHHPRTASAALGPVTPRNAFVHIPLVSDPRSCRATAFDQLFVSHFVESFGQFSGVRFPISPNANWLERLPQYASSPGNSLAKTSIRSASMLSYATWARDESIQMEAYKWYARALAGLLAALSHPAPAATESNVCSAVMLIHFETWADTAEGAWLKHVHGASTLLEAAGPRACREGFMHRIFCHLRFQAFIATMHENKLSEFASPEWMCVPFEIHPPNMFDQIVTILFDVQACLATAHGVTQTHDLAARAKVQLRALAEATVAKLLQWEQQFMPPSTTQEMNGICKDSWPSASWPSSPTGPSAAHDRFPPAHFTSMPEAALLSLYHAACIVACRLLAVARDDVADGDGLLVHTQEIIRAYKFVERVTDKAPTSNLGPVMMVPQLKMASLWGVDESQRVMAMRMLKRVGRHQSFALGDIGDLQDGYFASVASWAVALTDLVDCGRSCETVEN; this is encoded by the exons ATGGCGACGACAAAAGCGAGCCGCGCGGCCAACGGCACCGTGCCGCAGcgcgtcatcctcgtcaccg GCGCCAACTCTGGCATCGGCTACGACATGACGGCCGCCCTCGTGGCCTCCCCCGAGAACCACGTCATCATGGGCTGCCGCAACTACGAGCGAGGCACGAGGGcgctgcagcagctgcacGCCCAGCCTCACGCGGGCTCCCTCAGCCTCCTCGAGGTGGACATCACCGACGACCAGAGCATCGGCCTGGCCGTGGACAAGCTGGCCGCCGAGtatgccgtcgtcgacgtgctcatcaacaacgccggcgtcgtcatgCGCAACTTTCCCGACCGCCGCTCCGAGATCCTCGACACCATGAACACCAACTCGGTCGCCCACCTCGTCTTCACCGAGGCCCTGGTGCCGCTGCTGCAAAAGTCGGCCGACCCCCGCATCATCAACGTCTCGTCGGCGCTGGGCTCCATCCACGCCCGTCTCGACCCGCGCGATCCCGCCTACGGCATCGCCTCCGAGGCCTACCGCATGTCCAAGGCCGCgctcaacatggccacggcctgcATGTATGCCACCTACAAGGTTTGGGGGGCCAAGGTATGGGCCTACTGCCCGGGACATGTCATTACCAACTTGACTGGCGAAGGGGACAGGGGGGTGAGAGCACCTGCCGGCGCTGCGAGTTCGACCTCgagcgccgccggcatcgtcGAGATT TGCGATGAGGCATTCCCGCAATGCGAGAAATGCACCACCAGGGGCCTCCGATGCCCCGGACCCCGGACGGGAGCGTTTTTCGTGCATGTGCAATCGGGAGAGTCATCGTCCCGAGCGGTCCCTGAGCACCACCCGCGCACAGCGTCCGCCGCCCTTGGCCCCGTGACACCGAGAAATGCGTTTGTGCATATCCCCCTGGTTTCCGACCCGAGGTCGTGTAGAGCAACGGCGTTTGACCAATTGTTCGTCTCCCATTTCGTCGAATCATTCGGCCAATTCAGCGGCGTGAGGTTCCCCATCtcccccaacgccaactGGCTGGAAAGGCTGCCGCAATATGCATCATCCCCCGGAAACTCACTTGCCAAAACATCCATCCGCTCAGCATCAATGCTGAGCTACGCGACATGGGCCCGCGATGAGTCGATCCAGATGGAAGCGTACAAGTGGTATGCCAGAGCACTAGCAGGcttgctggcggcgctgtcgcacccagcgccagcagcaacCGAGTCCAATGTATGCTCTGCCGTCATGCTCATTCACTTTGAGACATGGGCGGACACTGCCGAGGGTGCCTGGCTCAAACATGTTCACGGCGCGTCAACTCTGCTAGAGGCCGCGGGGCCCCGTGCCTGTCGCGAGGGCTTCATGCACAGGATATTTTGCCATCTACGATTCCAAGCA TTCATCGCCACCATGCACGAAAACAAGCTCTCGGAGTTTGCCTCGCCTGAATGGATGTGCGTCCCATTCGAGATTCACCCCCCCAACATGTTTGACCAAATAGTTACGATTTTATTTGACGTTCAGGCGTGTTTGGCCACCGCCCATGGGGTCACGCAAACGCACGacttggcggcaagggccaaAGTGCAATTGAGAGCGTTGGCCGAAGCAACCGTGGCCAAGCTGTTGCAGTGGGAACAGCAGTTTATGCCACCCTCGACGACTCAAGAGATGAATGGCATCTGTAAAGACAGTTGGCCTTCGGCTTCTTGGCCCTCGTCACCGACGGGACCAAGTGCCGCGCATGATAGGTTCCCACCGGCTCATTTCACGAGTATGCCAGAAGCGGCCTTGCTGTCCCTGTATCACGCTGCTTGTATAGTTGCCTGCCGCTTACTAGCCGTGGCGCGAGACGACGTagccgatggcgatggacTGCTGGTGCACACCCAGGAGATTATACGGGCTTACAAGTTTGTGGAAAGGGTTACGGACAAGGCGCCTACCAGTAATTTGGGGCCGGTAATGATGGTTCCGCAGCTGAAGATGGCGTCGTTGTGGGGTGTGGACGAGAGTCAAAGAGTGATGGCTATGCGCATGTTGAAGCGAGTCGGTCGCCATCAGAGCTTCGCCCTTGGAGATATTGGGGACTTGCAAGACGGTTATTTCGCGAGCGTGGCGTCTTGGGCGGTGGCGTTGACTGATTTGGTGGACTGTGGGCGCTCTTGCGAGACTGTCGAGAATTGA